The following are from one region of the Bacillus methanolicus MGA3 genome:
- the rpsJ gene encoding 30S ribosomal protein S10: protein MAKQKIRIRLKAYDHRILDQSAEKIVETAKRSGAAVSGPIPLPTEKSVYTILRAVHKYKDSREQFEMRTHKRLIDIINPTPQTVDSLMRLDLPSGVDIEIKL from the coding sequence ATGGCAAAACAAAAAATACGTATCCGTTTAAAAGCTTATGATCACAGAATCCTTGATCAATCTGCAGAGAAAATTGTAGAAACAGCAAAACGTTCAGGTGCGGCTGTATCTGGTCCGATCCCGCTTCCAACTGAAAAATCTGTTTACACAATTCTTCGTGCGGTGCATAAGTACAAAGATTCACGTGAACAATTTGAGATGCGCACACACAAACGTCTTATCGACATCATTAATCCAACTCCACAAACAGTTGATTCATTAATGCGTTTAGACTTGCCATCCGGTGTTGATATTGAAATTAAACTTTAA
- the rplC gene encoding 50S ribosomal protein L3, translating to MTKGILGRKIGMTQVFAENGDLIPVTVVEATPNVVLQKKSVETDGYEAIQLGFEDKREKLANKPEKGHAAKANTAPKRFIREIRGVDLAEYEVGQEVKVDIFAEGELVDVTGISKGKGFQGVIKRHGQSRGPMAHGSRYHRRPGSMGPIAPNRVFKSKNLPGRMGGEKVTVQNLQIVKVDAERNLLLIKGNVPGPKKGLVKIKSAVKVKQ from the coding sequence ATGACCAAAGGAATCTTAGGAAGAAAGATCGGTATGACTCAAGTATTTGCTGAAAACGGTGACCTTATCCCGGTAACAGTTGTTGAAGCAACTCCAAACGTAGTTCTTCAAAAGAAATCTGTTGAGACTGACGGCTACGAAGCAATTCAGCTAGGATTTGAAGACAAACGCGAAAAGCTTGCTAATAAACCGGAAAAAGGACACGCTGCAAAAGCAAATACTGCTCCTAAGCGCTTCATTCGCGAAATCCGCGGAGTTGACTTAGCAGAGTATGAAGTTGGTCAAGAAGTCAAAGTTGATATTTTTGCAGAAGGAGAACTTGTTGATGTAACAGGTATCTCAAAAGGTAAAGGGTTCCAAGGTGTGATTAAGCGCCACGGGCAATCACGCGGACCTATGGCTCACGGTTCTCGTTACCATCGTCGTCCTGGTTCTATGGGACCTATCGCTCCAAACCGTGTATTCAAAAGTAAAAATCTGCCTGGACGCATGGGTGGAGAGAAAGTTACTGTTCAAAACCTTCAAATTGTTAAAGTTGACGCAGAGCGCAACTTACTTTTAATCAAAGGTAACGTACCGGGTCCTAAAAAGGGGCTTGTTAAAATTAAAAGTGCGGTAAAAGTAAAGCAATAA
- the rplD gene encoding 50S ribosomal protein L4 has translation MPKVALFNQNGSQVGEIELNDAVFGIEPNKHVLFEAVVMQRASLRQGTHKTKIRSEVSGGGRKPWRQKGTGRARQGSIRSPQWRGGGTVFGPVPRSYSYKLPKKVRRLAIKSALSSKVLEENILVLENLVFETPKTKDFVGVLKNLSVDSKALVVTADLDENVALSARNIPGVTVVAANGINVLDVLNHDKLIMTKAAVEKVEEVLA, from the coding sequence ATGCCGAAAGTAGCATTATTTAACCAAAACGGCTCACAAGTTGGTGAAATCGAACTAAACGACGCCGTTTTTGGTATCGAGCCTAACAAACACGTGTTATTTGAAGCTGTTGTTATGCAAAGAGCTTCTTTGCGTCAAGGAACACACAAAACAAAAATTCGTTCTGAAGTATCTGGCGGTGGCCGCAAACCATGGCGCCAAAAAGGAACAGGCCGTGCTCGCCAAGGTTCTATCCGTTCTCCACAATGGCGCGGCGGTGGTACTGTGTTCGGTCCTGTGCCACGCAGCTACAGCTACAAGCTTCCTAAAAAAGTGCGTCGCTTAGCAATTAAATCTGCATTATCTTCTAAAGTTTTAGAAGAAAATATTTTAGTATTAGAAAACCTTGTTTTCGAAACTCCAAAAACAAAAGATTTTGTAGGTGTTTTAAAAAATCTTTCTGTTGATTCAAAAGCGCTCGTCGTTACAGCAGATCTAGATGAAAACGTCGCATTATCTGCACGAAATATCCCTGGTGTAACTGTTGTAGCAGCTAACGGAATCAACGTTTTGGATGTTTTAAATCATGATAAGTTAATCATGACGAAAGCAGCGGTTGAAAAAGTAGAGGAGGTGCTTGCATAA
- the rplW gene encoding 50S ribosomal protein L23 produces the protein MMDAREVIKRPVITERSTDLMADKKYTFEVDVRANKTQVKDAVEEIFGVKVEKVNIMNYKGKFKRMGKFGGYTNKRRKAIVTLTQDSKEIELFEV, from the coding sequence ATAATGGATGCACGTGAAGTCATTAAGCGCCCCGTAATCACTGAACGTTCAACTGATCTAATGGCTGATAAAAAATACACCTTTGAAGTGGATGTAAGAGCTAACAAGACTCAAGTAAAAGACGCTGTTGAAGAAATTTTCGGCGTAAAAGTTGAAAAAGTAAACATTATGAACTATAAAGGCAAGTTCAAGCGTATGGGTAAATTCGGCGGTTATACAAATAAGCGTCGCAAAGCCATCGTAACGCTAACTCAAGACAGCAAAGAAATCGAATTATTTGAAGTATAA